The following are from one region of the Stigmatella ashevillena genome:
- a CDS encoding RCC1 domain-containing protein translates to MGGAVTCAVLVLLTLGGCGGAGEEGRLDRNENLETSRQAIEARGAPVRLAGGSAHSLAIRQDGTVWAWGYNAYGQIGDGTATSRASPVQVSGLTGAVSVAAGTNYSLALKSDGTVWGWGYNRYGNLGDNTTTNRSTPVQVLSLSGVISIASSIYNYQSFAVKSDGTVWAWGYNGDGALGDNSTTVRYTPVQVKQSVGGVVSALTDVVAIDAGVNHTLALKSNGTVWAWGSNASGQIGNGTLANQLAAVQVVNLFDAVAISAGTDYSLALKADGTVVAWGVNTNGQLGTGSTTNSASPLSVSGLNNIKSISAGGFHSIALKSDGTAAAWGRNTYGQLGNGSTTNALVPVPVSNVTGATAISAGYYHSHASSGANGVIWGWGYNANGEVGDNSGANRSVPVVTLLTSGIQGVAGGDQHSLYVKWDGTVWAWGANTYGTLGDGTPLRRLTPVPVKGPSGTGTLSGIVAVAAGTNYSLALASNGTVYAWGQNYYGQLGDGTTTNRNLPSQVPGVSGIVAIAAGATHALALRFDGKVYAWGRNHLGQLGDEAVLDRVHATQVHYLDNVVAIAAGASHSVAVQQNGTVYAWGSGSDGQLCDSNAGTDYFSPVISQIPNIVGGVSVAAGTSHTLLLDVAGKAWGCGDNQYGQLGDGTTVDRSEPTAILLAGAGNSVRLVAGGNTSALVSTIGTVYAWGHNGHGQLGDGTTVSKSLTTQVPSFAEVSGVAGGTTHLLAVKTNGSVYAWGRNNAGQIGDSSLTNRLSPTAALLP, encoded by the coding sequence ATGGGGGGGGCAGTCACGTGTGCAGTGCTTGTGTTGCTCACCCTGGGGGGATGCGGCGGGGCTGGTGAAGAAGGGCGTCTCGACCGTAATGAGAACCTCGAGACGTCCCGACAAGCCATCGAGGCCCGAGGAGCACCTGTCAGACTTGCCGGAGGGAGCGCTCACTCACTCGCGATTCGCCAAGACGGAACAGTCTGGGCTTGGGGGTACAATGCATACGGTCAGATTGGTGACGGAACGGCGACCAGCCGGGCATCGCCGGTCCAGGTGTCAGGCTTGACGGGCGCAGTCTCTGTAGCCGCAGGAACCAACTATTCGCTGGCCCTCAAGTCCGACGGGACCGTGTGGGGGTGGGGTTACAATCGTTACGGCAATCTCGGGGATAATACCACGACAAACAGGTCTACGCCCGTGCAAGTGCTCTCCCTGTCGGGGGTCATCTCCATCGCCAGTTCGATCTACAACTACCAATCCTTCGCGGTGAAGTCGGATGGAACAGTGTGGGCCTGGGGCTATAACGGTGACGGAGCGCTCGGCGACAACTCGACCACGGTACGGTACACCCCAGTCCAGGTGAAGCAGTCGGTCGGAGGCGTTGTTTCCGCGCTCACGGACGTTGTCGCGATTGATGCGGGAGTAAATCATACGCTTGCGTTGAAGTCCAACGGGACGGTGTGGGCTTGGGGCTCGAATGCGTCTGGGCAAATCGGCAATGGAACGCTGGCGAACCAGTTGGCTGCGGTGCAGGTCGTGAACCTGTTCGACGCCGTGGCGATCTCTGCTGGAACAGACTACTCGCTGGCCTTGAAGGCGGATGGAACCGTCGTCGCGTGGGGCGTCAACACGAACGGGCAACTCGGCACGGGGAGTACCACCAACAGCGCCAGCCCTCTGAGTGTTTCTGGCCTGAACAACATCAAGAGCATCTCGGCGGGAGGATTTCACTCTATCGCGCTGAAGTCCGATGGGACGGCCGCCGCGTGGGGGCGCAATACTTATGGCCAACTTGGCAACGGCTCAACCACCAACGCACTCGTGCCCGTGCCCGTGTCGAATGTGACGGGAGCAACAGCCATCTCGGCGGGATATTATCACTCTCACGCCAGCAGCGGTGCAAACGGCGTCATCTGGGGCTGGGGCTATAACGCGAATGGAGAGGTGGGTGACAATAGTGGAGCGAATCGCTCTGTGCCAGTGGTGACACTGCTAACCTCGGGGATACAGGGAGTGGCGGGAGGAGACCAACACAGCCTGTATGTGAAATGGGATGGGACGGTATGGGCATGGGGAGCAAACACATACGGAACCCTCGGAGATGGGACGCCGCTGCGGCGATTGACGCCAGTACCGGTGAAGGGCCCCTCCGGGACAGGCACATTGTCGGGCATCGTGGCGGTGGCGGCAGGTACGAACTACTCGCTGGCACTGGCCTCGAATGGAACTGTCTACGCATGGGGACAGAACTACTACGGCCAACTCGGGGATGGGACGACGACGAACCGGAATCTGCCCTCGCAGGTGCCCGGAGTGAGTGGCATCGTGGCGATAGCGGCAGGAGCCACGCACGCACTGGCGTTGAGGTTCGACGGGAAGGTGTACGCCTGGGGAAGGAACCACTTGGGCCAACTGGGGGACGAGGCTGTGTTGGACCGGGTACATGCCACGCAGGTTCATTACCTGGACAACGTGGTGGCGATAGCGGCGGGAGCCAGCCACTCGGTGGCAGTGCAGCAGAACGGAACGGTGTACGCGTGGGGCAGCGGTTCGGACGGACAGTTGTGTGACTCGAACGCGGGGACTGACTACTTCAGTCCTGTGATTTCCCAGATACCGAACATCGTGGGAGGAGTAAGCGTCGCGGCAGGGACGAGCCACACGTTGTTGCTGGACGTGGCGGGGAAGGCGTGGGGGTGTGGAGACAATCAGTACGGTCAGTTGGGGGACGGGACCACGGTGGACAGAAGCGAGCCGACAGCGATTCTCCTGGCAGGAGCAGGCAATTCGGTGAGGCTTGTGGCTGGAGGGAACACCTCGGCGCTGGTGAGCACGATCGGCACGGTGTACGCGTGGGGACACAATGGCCATGGGCAGTTGGGTGATGGGACGACAGTGAGCAAGAGTCTGACGACGCAGGTGCCGAGCTTCGCGGAAGTGTCGGGCGTGGCAGGAGGGACGACGCATCTGCTCGCGGTGAAGACGAATGGGTCGGTGTATGCGTGGGGGAGAAACAACGCAGGGCAGATCGGGGACAGTTCGCTGACGAATCGGCTGAGTCCGACGGCTGCCTTGCTCCCCTGA